One genomic window of Prochlorococcus marinus str. NATL2A includes the following:
- a CDS encoding ATP-dependent Clp protease ATP-binding subunit, translated as MTTLNQKSSKMNGSLTTEPDSFSDEAWSLLLIAEQSARRWRHKNLDVEHLIEVLFRNKKYQKYTNSLPINHKELNEILENFIAELPINNQPDLFIGEDLEILLEVADDFRSRWGSNQIEISHILIAIGRDNRLGEDLLYQAGLPSEILEAELRRLPAPKSFKQSKRNQDKPITNRPQKDSQSFMPTETTAKDPKPEPLPPLSKEEITSKQEPLNLNEAPSALDLYCKDLTTEAENGTLDPVIGRESEIKAITKVLSRRGKNNPVLIGAPGVGKTAIAELLAQKIVDNELPESLQGLRLISLDIGALIAGAKFRGQFEERFRSLLSEINNSEKGVILFIDELHTIVSKDRSNTDAGSLLKPLLASGDLRCIGATTPDNYRRTIEKDLALNRRFQQVSIKEPSLDLSLEILKGLKENYEVHHGVIITDEALITANRLAYRYISDRCLPDKAIDLIDEASAQVRIESALKPKIIEEKESQVNHLESSIINADKDTTLETINNLQEKKELLLFELAEIKQKWQDQIDKSAELQELKISLKELKNLIREVEISGDMEEVERLKYDQLYQLQERIEEIEVSIREDNEYGNSLLKDKVNPEDIADVVSRWTGIPVRKVVSGERQKLLKLEQDLGKKVIGQLNAVQAVSAAIRRARAGMQDIKRPIGSFLFLGPTGVGKTELAKSLASSLFDEEDALLRLDMSEYMERNAVSRLLGAPPGYVGYEEGGQLTEAIRKRPYAVLLLDEIEKAHQEVFNILLQVLDDGRLTDSQGRTVDFRNTVIVMTSNLASKAILNNSLQLQSENSNKNILLQELDQKINEALTKHFRPEFLNRIDEVIKFNPLKPDSLEQIVRLQLDELKKLLKHQGLDLYVDENTIKILAEEGYEPEYGARPLRRVIRRRLENPLATQILEEAFQGAKSIRVETKDDDSEKLLFLIDN; from the coding sequence ATGACCACTTTGAATCAAAAGTCATCAAAAATGAATGGAAGTCTCACTACAGAACCAGATTCGTTTAGCGATGAAGCTTGGAGTCTTTTATTAATAGCTGAACAATCAGCCAGAAGATGGAGACATAAGAACTTAGATGTTGAGCATCTTATTGAAGTGCTTTTTAGAAATAAAAAATATCAAAAATATACAAATTCCTTACCCATAAACCATAAAGAATTAAATGAAATCTTAGAAAACTTTATCGCTGAACTACCAATAAACAACCAACCAGATTTATTTATTGGAGAAGACTTAGAAATTCTTCTTGAAGTCGCTGATGATTTTCGCTCTCGATGGGGATCTAATCAAATAGAAATATCTCATATCCTCATCGCAATTGGAAGAGATAATCGCTTAGGAGAAGATCTTTTGTATCAAGCAGGTCTACCGAGTGAAATTCTCGAAGCGGAATTGAGACGACTACCAGCACCGAAATCATTTAAACAATCAAAAAGAAATCAAGACAAACCAATAACAAATCGACCACAGAAAGATTCACAGTCTTTTATGCCTACCGAAACCACTGCAAAAGATCCAAAACCCGAGCCACTTCCTCCTCTCTCTAAAGAAGAAATCACATCAAAGCAAGAACCTTTAAACCTTAATGAGGCACCAAGTGCCTTAGATTTATACTGCAAAGATCTTACAACTGAAGCTGAAAACGGAACATTAGACCCTGTGATTGGCAGAGAGTCTGAAATAAAAGCTATTACAAAAGTTTTATCTAGAAGAGGTAAAAACAATCCAGTACTAATTGGTGCTCCTGGTGTTGGGAAAACAGCAATTGCAGAATTATTAGCTCAAAAAATTGTAGATAACGAACTTCCTGAATCTCTTCAAGGTCTAAGGCTAATTTCACTTGATATCGGTGCATTAATTGCTGGAGCTAAATTTCGAGGACAATTTGAAGAACGCTTTAGATCATTATTAAGTGAAATCAACAATAGCGAAAAAGGGGTAATCCTATTCATAGATGAATTACACACAATTGTAAGCAAAGACAGATCAAATACTGATGCTGGTAGTCTATTAAAACCATTATTAGCAAGCGGAGACTTAAGATGCATTGGTGCAACTACTCCAGACAATTATAGACGTACGATAGAAAAAGACCTCGCTCTAAATAGACGATTTCAGCAAGTATCAATTAAAGAACCCAGCTTAGATTTAAGCTTGGAAATCTTAAAAGGACTTAAAGAAAATTACGAGGTTCATCATGGCGTAATTATTACCGATGAAGCACTAATTACAGCAAATCGTTTAGCCTATAGATATATAAGTGATAGATGCCTACCAGATAAAGCTATTGACTTAATCGACGAGGCTTCAGCTCAAGTAAGAATAGAATCTGCATTAAAACCAAAAATCATAGAAGAGAAAGAATCTCAGGTTAATCATTTAGAGTCATCAATAATAAATGCAGATAAAGATACAACTTTAGAGACTATAAATAATCTTCAAGAAAAGAAAGAATTGCTACTCTTTGAGTTGGCTGAGATTAAACAAAAATGGCAAGATCAGATTGATAAATCAGCTGAATTACAAGAACTAAAAATAAGCTTGAAAGAATTAAAAAATTTAATAAGAGAAGTGGAAATCTCTGGTGATATGGAAGAAGTAGAAAGACTTAAATACGACCAACTCTACCAATTACAAGAAAGAATAGAAGAAATAGAAGTTTCTATTCGAGAAGATAATGAGTATGGTAATTCCTTACTAAAAGACAAAGTCAACCCAGAAGACATCGCTGATGTTGTCTCAAGATGGACAGGAATTCCTGTTAGAAAGGTTGTATCGGGTGAAAGACAGAAACTTTTAAAGTTAGAACAAGACTTAGGAAAAAAAGTTATTGGCCAATTAAATGCTGTTCAAGCAGTCTCAGCCGCAATTCGCAGAGCTAGAGCTGGGATGCAGGACATAAAAAGGCCCATTGGATCCTTTCTTTTTCTAGGCCCTACAGGTGTTGGAAAAACTGAACTTGCTAAATCACTAGCAAGTTCTTTGTTTGATGAAGAGGACGCTTTGTTGAGACTTGATATGAGTGAATATATGGAGAGGAATGCTGTTTCAAGACTCTTAGGTGCACCGCCTGGATACGTGGGTTACGAAGAAGGTGGTCAATTAACAGAGGCAATTAGAAAAAGACCCTATGCAGTTTTGCTTCTTGATGAGATTGAAAAAGCTCATCAAGAAGTTTTCAATATCCTGTTACAGGTATTAGATGATGGAAGACTCACCGATTCTCAAGGTCGAACAGTAGATTTTAGAAATACAGTTATTGTTATGACAAGCAATCTTGCTAGCAAAGCAATCTTAAATAATTCACTTCAACTTCAAAGCGAAAATTCAAATAAAAATATTCTTTTACAAGAATTAGATCAAAAAATCAACGAAGCTCTAACAAAACATTTTCGACCTGAATTTTTGAACCGCATTGATGAAGTAATAAAATTCAACCCACTTAAACCTGACAGCTTAGAGCAAATAGTTCGACTTCAACTTGATGAATTGAAGAAGCTTCTAAAGCACCAAGGTTTAGACCTTTATGTTGACGAAAATACTATTAAAATTCTTGCTGAAGAAGGCTATGAACCTGAATACGGGGCTAGACCGCTCAGAAGAGTGATTAGAAGAAGATTAGAAAACCCACTGGCCACACAAATTTTAGAAGAGGCTTTTCAAGGTGCAAAATCAATAAGGGTTGAGACTAAAGATGATGATTCAGAAAAACTTCTTTTTTTAATAGATAACTAA
- the eno gene encoding phosphopyruvate hydratase, translating into MADSLELVIDTIMAREVLDSRGNPTVEAEVLLEGGAIGRSIVPSGASTGAHEAHELRDGGKRYLGKGVLQAVNHIEENIAPALCGLSSLDQATVDSVMKQLDDTDNKSNLGANSILAVSMATARAAANGLGLPLYRYLGGPMSSLLPVPLMNVINGGEHAANNLDFQEFMLVPHGAESFREALRMGAEVFHTLKDLLSQKGLSTAVGDEGGFAPNLESNKAAGDLLMQAIEQAGFKPGEQVSLALDVASTEFYAEGQYCYGGNSYSSEQMVEELAGLVNAFPIVSIEDGLAEDDWDGWRLLTKKLGKNVQLVGDDLFVTNTLRLQRGIDENIANSILIKVNQIGSLTETLEAIELASRSSYTTVISHRSGETEDTTIADLSVATKSGQIKTGSLSRSERVAKYNQLLRIEDELGSQATYAGLVGLGPRGSLKG; encoded by the coding sequence GTGGCTGACTCTCTAGAACTTGTAATTGATACCATTATGGCCCGAGAAGTGTTGGACTCACGTGGTAATCCAACAGTTGAGGCTGAAGTGCTTTTAGAAGGTGGAGCAATAGGACGTTCAATTGTCCCTAGTGGCGCAAGCACTGGAGCTCATGAGGCTCATGAATTAAGAGATGGTGGTAAGCGTTATCTGGGTAAAGGAGTCCTCCAGGCCGTTAATCACATAGAAGAAAATATTGCTCCCGCGCTATGCGGTCTGTCCTCTTTAGATCAAGCCACAGTTGATTCTGTAATGAAACAACTTGATGATACGGACAACAAATCAAATCTTGGAGCCAATTCAATTCTTGCTGTCAGTATGGCTACTGCAAGAGCCGCAGCAAATGGATTGGGATTACCTCTGTATAGGTACTTAGGAGGGCCAATGTCATCATTATTGCCAGTTCCATTGATGAATGTCATTAATGGAGGTGAACATGCAGCAAATAATTTAGATTTTCAAGAATTTATGTTGGTTCCTCATGGAGCTGAAAGCTTCAGAGAAGCATTGAGAATGGGAGCTGAGGTCTTTCATACGCTTAAAGATTTATTGAGTCAGAAAGGTTTATCAACTGCTGTTGGTGATGAAGGTGGATTCGCTCCAAATCTTGAGAGTAATAAAGCAGCAGGCGATCTATTAATGCAAGCAATTGAACAGGCCGGATTTAAACCAGGAGAGCAAGTATCTCTAGCTTTAGATGTTGCGAGCACGGAGTTTTATGCGGAGGGACAATATTGTTATGGTGGAAATTCTTATTCCAGCGAGCAAATGGTTGAGGAATTGGCTGGATTAGTTAATGCATTTCCAATTGTTTCTATTGAAGATGGATTAGCCGAAGATGATTGGGATGGTTGGAGATTGCTTACGAAAAAGCTCGGCAAAAATGTGCAATTAGTTGGAGATGATTTATTTGTTACCAACACACTTCGTTTGCAAAGAGGGATTGATGAAAATATTGCAAATTCAATATTAATTAAGGTGAATCAAATAGGTTCTCTGACTGAAACACTTGAAGCTATAGAGCTTGCATCAAGATCAAGTTATACAACTGTTATTAGTCATAGAAGTGGAGAAACTGAAGATACAACTATTGCTGATTTATCAGTAGCAACTAAATCTGGTCAAATCAAAACAGGTTCATTGAGTCGGAGTGAAAGAGTCGCGAAATATAATCAATTACTTCGTATTGAGGATGAGTTAGGCAGTCAAGCAACTTATGCTGGACTTGTTGGATTGGGACCAAGAGGAAGCTTGAAAGGGTGA
- a CDS encoding ABC1 kinase family protein, producing the protein MILLGLLFYLWFDSKKWTYLKGYTTKKREKRTTSRAKWITKELINLGSAFIKLGQLLSARADVIPSSWVNELTSLQDRVPPFAFEKVDEILKKQLGNSYNKIISIDKNPIGSASLAQVHKARLNNDKNIIFKVQRPDIEKFFRLDLDVMNQVAKVVQRIKSLSRGNDWIGIAKESRRVLLRELDFRIEAQYAARFKQQFIDDSDILIPSVFWDLSTSKVLCLEYLPGIKINDIQSLKSNDIDTSSIAKIGATSYLKQLVNYGFFHADPHPGNLAVSKSGSLIYYDFGMMGFVSERIRGRLNSMIKAAALRDVSGLVKELQIAGLIEDDIEIGPVRRLIRIMLNEALTPPFDSQIIEKLSGDISELAYGKPFRIPIELIFVFRALSTFEGVGRYLDPEFNLIAIAKPFLLPLMTSKNTDSNDLFNELGRQVTEIGSKAVGLPKRLDENLERLEQGDLQLQVRMGESDRQLRRMINAQQTLGNSVLLGSLAISSALLASNSKPYLFFIPLIPGFPIALNWITLQFKMRNENRLDNFQGRRGSR; encoded by the coding sequence ATGATATTATTAGGTTTACTTTTCTATTTATGGTTTGATTCTAAAAAATGGACTTATTTAAAAGGGTACACCACTAAAAAAAGAGAGAAAAGAACTACTTCAAGAGCAAAATGGATTACAAAAGAATTAATTAATTTAGGATCAGCATTTATAAAATTAGGCCAACTTTTATCTGCTAGAGCTGATGTTATTCCATCTTCGTGGGTAAATGAGCTTACCTCTCTACAAGACAGAGTTCCACCTTTTGCATTTGAAAAAGTCGATGAAATTTTAAAGAAACAACTTGGAAACTCATACAATAAAATCATAAGTATTGATAAAAATCCAATTGGCTCAGCATCACTTGCTCAAGTTCATAAGGCTAGATTAAATAATGACAAAAATATCATTTTTAAAGTACAAAGACCAGATATAGAAAAGTTCTTCAGGCTTGACTTAGATGTGATGAATCAAGTTGCAAAAGTAGTGCAAAGAATAAAGTCTTTAAGTAGAGGTAATGACTGGATAGGTATTGCAAAGGAGTCTAGGAGAGTATTACTCAGAGAGCTAGATTTTCGAATTGAAGCTCAATATGCTGCAAGATTTAAACAACAATTTATAGATGATTCAGATATTTTAATACCAAGTGTATTTTGGGATTTAAGCACCAGTAAAGTTTTATGCTTAGAGTATTTACCAGGAATTAAGATCAATGACATTCAATCTCTAAAAAGTAATGATATTGATACTTCTTCAATCGCAAAGATTGGAGCTACAAGTTATTTAAAGCAATTAGTTAATTACGGTTTTTTTCACGCTGATCCTCATCCTGGTAACTTAGCTGTTTCTAAGAGTGGTTCTCTCATTTACTATGATTTTGGGATGATGGGTTTTGTCTCTGAGCGTATTAGAGGCAGGCTCAATTCAATGATAAAAGCGGCAGCGCTGAGAGACGTTAGTGGACTGGTCAAAGAACTTCAAATTGCTGGACTAATAGAAGACGATATTGAAATAGGTCCAGTTAGAAGATTAATAAGAATAATGTTAAACGAAGCCCTAACTCCTCCTTTTGATTCTCAAATCATAGAAAAGCTCTCTGGGGATATATCCGAACTGGCTTATGGGAAACCATTTAGAATACCAATTGAGTTGATTTTTGTTTTTAGAGCATTATCTACTTTTGAAGGTGTTGGAAGATATTTAGACCCAGAATTTAATTTAATAGCAATAGCAAAACCCTTCCTTCTCCCTCTCATGACTTCAAAGAATACAGACTCTAATGATCTATTTAATGAATTAGGAAGACAAGTTACTGAAATTGGCAGTAAAGCTGTTGGGTTGCCAAAACGCTTAGATGAAAATCTAGAAAGACTTGAACAAGGCGACTTGCAACTTCAAGTACGAATGGGTGAATCAGACAGACAACTCAGAAGAATGATTAACGCTCAACAAACACTAGGCAATTCCGTTCTGCTTGGCTCACTTGCAATATCGTCAGCTTTATTAGCCTCAAATAGCAAACCATATTTATTTTTCATACCATTAATTCCAGGGTTTCCAATAGCTCTAAATTGGATCACATTACAATTCAAAATGAGAAACGAAAATAGACTTGATAATTTTCAAGGAAGACGAGGCTCTCGCTAA
- a CDS encoding NAD(P)/FAD-dependent oxidoreductase, with protein sequence METIETDVVIVGGGPAGCSCALYTSRADLRTVILDKNPDVGALAITHQIANYPGVSSEMSGEALLKLMRDQATQYGADYRRAQVFGIDSSGDWKTIYTPEGTFKAKALVVASGAMGRPASFKGEAEFLGRGVSYCATCDGAFYRDREVAVVGINKEAIEEANVLTKFASKVHWITSNDPKPDDHHAQDLLSKPNVNHWSKTRLMQIEGNDGGVTGIKVKNRSIDTHQNLALEGVFVYMSGSKPITDFLGEQVAFKEDGGVLVDDFMSTTVEGVWAIGDIRNTPFKQAVVAASDGCIAAMAIDRYLNSRKSIRVDWVHA encoded by the coding sequence TTGGAAACCATTGAAACTGATGTTGTCATAGTTGGTGGTGGGCCTGCTGGATGCAGTTGTGCGCTTTACACCTCCCGAGCAGATTTAAGAACAGTAATCCTCGATAAAAACCCTGATGTAGGGGCGTTAGCAATAACCCATCAAATTGCGAATTATCCAGGGGTTTCCAGTGAAATGAGTGGAGAGGCCTTGTTGAAATTGATGAGAGATCAGGCTACCCAATACGGGGCTGATTATCGAAGAGCTCAAGTTTTTGGAATTGATTCTAGTGGTGATTGGAAAACTATCTACACACCAGAAGGAACCTTTAAAGCAAAAGCACTTGTCGTTGCAAGTGGTGCAATGGGAAGGCCAGCATCATTTAAAGGTGAGGCTGAATTTCTTGGTAGAGGAGTTAGCTATTGCGCGACTTGTGATGGGGCTTTTTATAGAGATCGTGAAGTTGCCGTTGTTGGTATTAATAAAGAAGCAATCGAAGAAGCAAATGTTCTTACAAAATTTGCTTCCAAAGTTCATTGGATAACATCTAATGATCCAAAACCAGATGACCATCATGCGCAAGACCTCTTATCAAAACCAAATGTCAACCATTGGAGTAAGACTAGGTTGATGCAGATTGAAGGTAATGATGGTGGTGTAACAGGCATTAAGGTTAAAAATCGTTCAATTGATACCCATCAAAATTTAGCTCTTGAAGGAGTTTTTGTTTATATGAGCGGGTCAAAGCCTATTACAGACTTTCTTGGTGAACAGGTTGCTTTTAAGGAGGATGGCGGGGTTTTGGTCGATGACTTTATGTCGACAACAGTTGAAGGAGTGTGGGCGATTGGCGACATCAGAAATACCCCTTTTAAGCAAGCTGTTGTAGCAGCATCGGATGGATGTATAGCTGCTATGGCTATAGATAGATACTTAAATAGTAGAAAATCTATTCGTGTCGACTGGGTTCATGCTTGA
- a CDS encoding P-II family nitrogen regulator, with translation MKRLDLIFSERELDDVLSALEKAEVPGYTVMKHATGRGPERIVTEDMEFTGFGSNAHVIIFCEQEVIDKIRENIKSVLSYYGGVAYVSEATPL, from the coding sequence ATGAAAAGACTTGACTTAATTTTTAGCGAAAGAGAACTAGATGATGTTTTATCAGCATTAGAAAAGGCTGAAGTGCCTGGCTATACGGTTATGAAACATGCAACTGGAAGAGGCCCAGAAAGAATTGTCACAGAAGATATGGAATTTACTGGATTTGGATCCAATGCACATGTAATTATTTTTTGTGAGCAAGAGGTAATTGATAAAATAAGAGAAAATATAAAATCTGTTTTGAGTTACTACGGAGGAGTTGCTTATGTTTCAGAAGCAACTCCTCTTTAA
- a CDS encoding sodium-dependent bicarbonate transport family permease yields MGQNLFIQNALSPPILFFFLGAIAYALKSDFEIPAPLPKLFSLYLLLAIGFKGGIELQKSGFTYPVLPTVVAAILMSLLIPLICFVILRLKFDVFNAAAISAAYGSISAVTFITAESFLESQNIPFDGFMVAALALMESPAIIIGLLLVKFGATKNRPIKRKMKWGSILHESMLNGSVYLLLGSLLIGFLTSAVDPTDIKKMEPFTGELFYGAECFFLLDMGIVAAQRLARLNKTGAFLIMFSILMPIINAVLGSVVAKFLNLDSGNALLFVVLCASASYLAVPTAMRMTVPEARPSYYISTTLGLTFPFNIIFGIPVYMSLVNTMIPQI; encoded by the coding sequence ATGGGCCAAAACCTTTTCATCCAAAATGCTTTAAGTCCACCAATACTTTTTTTCTTTTTGGGTGCAATTGCATACGCATTAAAGTCTGATTTTGAGATTCCAGCTCCCCTACCAAAATTATTTTCTTTATATCTTTTACTTGCAATAGGCTTCAAAGGAGGGATTGAACTTCAGAAAAGTGGCTTTACTTATCCAGTTCTTCCTACTGTGGTGGCTGCAATATTAATGTCTCTTTTAATCCCTCTTATTTGCTTTGTAATACTGAGATTAAAATTTGATGTTTTTAATGCAGCAGCAATATCTGCAGCATATGGGTCAATAAGTGCCGTTACTTTTATAACTGCTGAAAGCTTTTTAGAAAGTCAAAATATACCCTTTGATGGTTTTATGGTTGCAGCTTTAGCACTTATGGAGTCTCCAGCAATAATAATTGGTCTTCTATTAGTCAAGTTTGGAGCAACAAAAAATAGGCCCATCAAAAGAAAAATGAAATGGGGCTCAATTCTTCATGAGTCAATGCTTAATGGTTCAGTTTATTTATTACTAGGAAGCCTTTTAATTGGTTTTTTGACATCAGCTGTTGATCCCACTGACATTAAAAAGATGGAACCATTTACTGGAGAACTTTTTTATGGGGCTGAGTGTTTCTTTTTATTAGATATGGGAATTGTGGCAGCTCAACGACTCGCTCGTTTAAATAAAACCGGTGCTTTTCTCATTATGTTTTCGATACTGATGCCAATAATTAATGCAGTATTAGGTTCAGTAGTAGCAAAATTCCTAAATTTAGATTCAGGCAATGCACTCTTATTTGTTGTTCTATGTGCAAGTGCTTCGTATCTCGCTGTACCAACAGCAATGAGAATGACAGTGCCTGAAGCCAGGCCCAGTTATTACATTTCAACTACTCTTGGGTTAACCTTTCCATTTAACATAATATTTGGGATACCTGTTTATATGAGCTTAGTAAACACAATGATTCCTCAAATTTAA
- a CDS encoding SulP family inorganic anion transporter, translated as MALINGFHLKNIRGDVLGGLTAAVVALPLALAFGNAALGPGGAIYGLYGAVVVGFLAALFGGTPAQVSGPTGPMSVTVAGVVASLAAVGVPRDLSAGEILPLVMAAVVIGGLFQILFGLLRLGKYITLVPYSVVSGFMSGIGVIIITLQIGPLLGISTRGGVLESLSTLFNNFEPNGAAIAVATMTLAIVFLTPRKISQWVPSPLLALLIVTPLSILLFGDSSLDRIGAIPEGGLSLSLPDPSLGNFFPIILKAGLVLAVLGAIDSLLTSLVADNISQTRHNSDRELIGQGIGNAVAGIFTGLPGAGATMRTVINVKSGGSTPISGMVHSVVLLFVLVGAGPLAAQIPTALLAGILIKVGLDIIDWGFLLRAHKLSLKTASVMYGVLFMTVFWDLIWAVLVGVFIANMLTIDSITETQLEGMEADNPFDSSSNNNAANAQLPSDEKALLDRCAGEVMLFRLKGPLSFGAAKGITERMMLVRNYKVLILDITDVPRLGVTATLAIEDMVQEALSNSRKAYVAGATGRVKDRLAKFGVDVIGTRKEALVAAIDSLNG; from the coding sequence TTGGCGTTAATTAATGGCTTTCACCTGAAAAATATTAGAGGTGATGTTTTAGGCGGCTTAACAGCTGCAGTTGTGGCATTACCACTAGCTTTAGCGTTTGGTAATGCTGCTCTTGGTCCTGGGGGCGCTATTTATGGTCTTTACGGGGCAGTCGTAGTTGGCTTCCTCGCTGCTTTATTTGGAGGAACGCCTGCTCAGGTAAGTGGTCCGACTGGGCCGATGAGTGTAACCGTTGCTGGAGTGGTGGCGAGCTTGGCGGCTGTAGGAGTACCTAGGGATTTATCTGCTGGCGAAATTCTTCCTCTAGTAATGGCTGCGGTAGTCATTGGAGGATTATTTCAGATTTTATTTGGCCTACTAAGGCTTGGTAAATACATAACACTTGTTCCATACTCAGTTGTTTCAGGCTTTATGTCTGGAATTGGAGTAATCATAATTACTCTTCAAATAGGTCCTTTACTTGGAATATCAACTCGAGGAGGAGTATTAGAGTCTCTATCAACTTTATTTAATAATTTCGAGCCAAATGGAGCTGCAATAGCAGTTGCAACAATGACACTTGCCATAGTGTTTCTGACCCCCCGTAAAATAAGTCAATGGGTCCCGTCTCCTCTTTTAGCATTATTAATAGTTACTCCTTTATCAATACTTCTTTTTGGCGATAGTTCCCTAGACAGGATAGGTGCAATACCTGAGGGTGGTCTTTCTTTAAGTCTCCCAGATCCAAGTCTTGGCAATTTCTTCCCAATTATTCTTAAAGCTGGACTAGTCCTTGCTGTTCTTGGGGCTATTGACTCTCTTCTTACATCTCTTGTCGCAGACAATATTTCTCAAACTAGGCACAATTCTGATAGAGAACTCATTGGACAAGGTATTGGTAATGCAGTAGCTGGAATTTTTACAGGTTTACCAGGTGCTGGGGCAACCATGAGAACAGTCATAAATGTCAAATCTGGAGGTTCCACTCCAATCTCAGGGATGGTTCATTCAGTTGTATTGCTATTTGTTCTTGTTGGTGCTGGTCCTCTAGCCGCTCAAATTCCTACAGCTCTTCTAGCAGGAATTTTAATAAAAGTTGGCTTAGACATTATTGATTGGGGATTTCTTTTAAGAGCTCATAAACTTTCGCTTAAAACAGCAAGTGTGATGTATGGAGTCCTCTTTATGACAGTTTTCTGGGACTTGATATGGGCTGTACTAGTAGGAGTATTCATAGCCAATATGCTCACAATCGATTCAATTACAGAGACACAATTAGAAGGAATGGAAGCTGACAACCCATTCGATTCATCATCAAATAACAATGCTGCAAATGCACAACTCCCCTCAGATGAGAAAGCACTTTTAGATCGTTGTGCGGGAGAAGTAATGCTATTCAGATTAAAAGGCCCACTTAGTTTTGGAGCAGCAAAAGGAATTACTGAAAGAATGATGCTTGTAAGAAACTATAAAGTTCTAATTCTTGATATCACTGATGTTCCTAGACTTGGAGTCACGGCAACTCTCGCAATAGAAGATATGGTTCAGGAAGCTCTAAGCAACTCAAGGAAAGCATATGTTGCTGGCGCAACAGGAAGAGTAAAGGACAGACTTGCTAAATTTGGAGTTGATGTAATTGGTACTAGAAAGGAAGCGCTTGTAGCTGCAATTGACAGCTTGAATGGTTAA
- a CDS encoding DnaJ C-terminal domain-containing protein, whose translation MELNGFKDYFKILGISRNATDQEIKSAFRKLARQFHPDLHPHDQKAESEFKEINEAYEILSDEAKKKSYEQYLSYWLKKRAGKYRDFSTENNENQFDEYLNFDDFLSDLIGRFSEVSQDIYSNISSNKNAQSLNLDAEFNLQISFLEALNGAKKNLLVNDERIEVTIPQGIETGSKIRIKNKGNIQSGKGKRGDLLIEVSVKSHPIWKVKGLDVYADLPLSLDEFALGANIMVVSPQGDTYLSIPSGSLPEQKLRLQGQGLHNLDTQGDLFFTLKLKLPENWSADELRLLEKLRSVRIDEPRSSWFEKART comes from the coding sequence ATGGAATTAAACGGTTTTAAGGATTATTTCAAAATTCTTGGCATTAGCAGAAATGCTACCGATCAAGAAATTAAAAGTGCATTCAGAAAACTTGCTAGACAATTTCATCCTGATTTACATCCACATGATCAGAAGGCTGAGTCGGAATTCAAAGAAATCAATGAAGCTTACGAGATTCTTTCTGATGAGGCTAAAAAAAAGTCTTATGAACAATATTTAAGTTATTGGTTAAAAAAAAGAGCTGGAAAATATAGAGATTTTTCCACAGAAAATAATGAAAACCAATTTGATGAATATCTAAACTTTGATGATTTTTTGAGTGATTTAATTGGAAGATTTAGTGAGGTTAGTCAAGATATTTACTCAAATATATCTTCAAATAAGAATGCACAATCACTAAATCTTGATGCAGAATTTAATTTGCAGATTAGTTTTTTAGAAGCTTTGAATGGAGCAAAAAAAAATCTTTTGGTGAATGATGAACGTATAGAGGTAACAATCCCACAAGGAATTGAAACAGGATCAAAAATACGTATTAAAAATAAGGGCAACATACAGTCTGGAAAAGGGAAAAGAGGAGATTTATTGATTGAGGTCAGTGTTAAATCTCATCCGATTTGGAAAGTAAAAGGTTTAGATGTTTATGCAGATTTACCTCTTTCTTTAGATGAATTTGCTTTGGGAGCAAATATTATGGTTGTCTCTCCTCAAGGTGACACATATCTATCAATACCTTCTGGAAGTTTACCCGAGCAAAAATTGAGATTACAAGGCCAAGGATTACATAACTTAGATACCCAAGGAGATTTGTTTTTTACTCTAAAACTAAAGTTACCTGAAAATTGGTCAGCTGATGAGCTGAGACTTCTTGAAAAGCTTAGATCTGTTCGAATAGATGAACCTCGATCAAGCTGGTTCGAGAAGGCTAGGACTTAA